A genomic window from Sorex araneus isolate mSorAra2 chromosome 2, mSorAra2.pri, whole genome shotgun sequence includes:
- the NDUFAF6 gene encoding NADH dehydrogenase (ubiquinone) complex I, assembly factor 6 isoform X4, whose translation MRLQFWKDAVAGMYGGGGPPPQPVAVELWKAIKRHKLTKRWLMKIIEEREKNLDDKAYRNIQELESYSENTQSSLLYLTLEVLGVKDVHADHAASHIGKAQGIVTCLRATPYHSHRRRPLLPMDICALHGASQEDFVRKKRDKSVRDVIFDVASQAHLHLSHARSFRQSVPARAFPAFLQTGSVGAPGLPLAVASPVSRAGASVFAADCIPGSHCLRLGLLCSLITWHVHFTASFLGPYPAVLRTLSCLALRSGITPDSWAAPGLLLTPGICAHLCSCLLLLEGLRVALEDYLKKIQKVDFDVFHPLLQQRSTLLPLLLYLQSWRKKY comes from the exons ATGCGCCTGCAGTTCTGGAAGGACGCCGTGGCGGGCATGTATGGAGGAGGCGGCCCGCCGCCGCAGCCCGTGGCCGTGGAGCTGTGGAAG GCCATCAAAAGACATAAGCTGACAAAGAGGTGGCTCATGAAAATCATCGAGGAAAGA GAAAAAAATTTAGATGACAAAGCCTATCGGAATATCCAGGAGCTGGAAAGTTACTCAGAAAACACCCAAAGCTCACTTCTTTATTTAACACTGGAAGTCCTGG GGGTGAAGGACGTCCACGCCGACCACGCGGCCAGTCACATCGGGAAGGCCCAGGGCATCGTCACCTGCCTTCGTGCCACGCCCTACCACAGCCACCGTCGGCGGCCGCTGCTCCCCATGGACATCTGCGCCCTG CACGGGGCTTCCCAGGAGGATTTTGTGCGGAAGAAGCGGGACAAGAGCGTGAGGGACGTGATCTTCGATGTCGCCAGCCAGGCCCACCTGCACCTCAGCCAC GCGCGGTCCTTCCGCCAGAGCGTTCCTGCACGCGCGTTTCCTGCCTTTCTTCAGACG GGGAGCGTTGGTGCACCTGGGCTTCCCCTGGCCGTGGCGTCGCCTGTGAGCAGGGCAGGAGCCAGCGTCTTCGCAGCTGACTG TATTCCAGGCTCACACTGTCTCCGCCTCGGTCTGCTCTGTTCTCTGATCACCTGGCACGTGCATTTCACTGCATCATTTTTGGGCCcgtacccggcagtgctcaggactctctccTGCTTGGCCctgcgctcggggatcactcctg aCTCCTGGGCTGCTCCAGGTCTCCTGCTAACACCAGGCATCTGTGCACATCTGTGCAGCTGTCTCCTGCTTTTAGAGGGCCTCAGA GTGGCTCTGGAGGACTACCTGAAGAAGATCCAGAAAGTGGATTTCGACGTCTTCCACCCGCTCCTGCAGCAGAGGAGCACGTTGCTGCCGCTGCTTCTGTACCTGCAGTCGTGGAGGAAGAAATACTGA
- the NDUFAF6 gene encoding NADH dehydrogenase (ubiquinone) complex I, assembly factor 6 isoform X6, whose translation MRLQFWKDAVAGMYGGGGPPPQPVAVELWKAIKRHKLTKRWLMKIIEEREKNLDDKAYRNIQELESYSENTQSSLLYLTLEVLGVKDVHADHAASHIGKAQGIVTCLRATPYHSHRRRPLLPMDICALHGASQEDFVRKKRDKSVRDVIFDVASQAHLHLSHVALEDYLKKIQKVDFDVFHPLLQQRSTLLPLLLYLQSWRKKY comes from the exons ATGCGCCTGCAGTTCTGGAAGGACGCCGTGGCGGGCATGTATGGAGGAGGCGGCCCGCCGCCGCAGCCCGTGGCCGTGGAGCTGTGGAAG GCCATCAAAAGACATAAGCTGACAAAGAGGTGGCTCATGAAAATCATCGAGGAAAGA GAAAAAAATTTAGATGACAAAGCCTATCGGAATATCCAGGAGCTGGAAAGTTACTCAGAAAACACCCAAAGCTCACTTCTTTATTTAACACTGGAAGTCCTGG GGGTGAAGGACGTCCACGCCGACCACGCGGCCAGTCACATCGGGAAGGCCCAGGGCATCGTCACCTGCCTTCGTGCCACGCCCTACCACAGCCACCGTCGGCGGCCGCTGCTCCCCATGGACATCTGCGCCCTG CACGGGGCTTCCCAGGAGGATTTTGTGCGGAAGAAGCGGGACAAGAGCGTGAGGGACGTGATCTTCGATGTCGCCAGCCAGGCCCACCTGCACCTCAGCCAC GTGGCTCTGGAGGACTACCTGAAGAAGATCCAGAAAGTGGATTTCGACGTCTTCCACCCGCTCCTGCAGCAGAGGAGCACGTTGCTGCCGCTGCTTCTGTACCTGCAGTCGTGGAGGAAGAAATACTGA